In Lathyrus oleraceus cultivar Zhongwan6 chromosome 2, CAAS_Psat_ZW6_1.0, whole genome shotgun sequence, the DNA window TAACCCAAACTTTAATGACCTATTACCATTACAATAGCATCATCATTATCATATGTAAGGTAACACATACTACTATAAAACGCGTCCTCATTTTAAGTCTCTCAAATCTTTTGCTATATAAATACAACCCTTTACCTCAAACCACTCCTTCCCACTTTCTTCACTCACAAATTTTCACAATCTTTGTCCTGTTTTTTCAATGGCTCTGTTTTCCTCTGTTTCACTCTGCATGCTTCTTCTCTTATCCTTCTTTTTCTTCACATGTTTctcatcaaaacctaataatCATCACCATGCAAACAACTCTTTCTCCATCTCTTTCCCTTTAACATCTCTTCCACTTTCCACAAACACAAAATTTTCCACCCTTTCATCATCTTCTTTAACTGTGAAATCATCCTTCAAATATTCCATGGCTCTTGTTGTGACTCTCCCCATTGGAACACCACCACAGCTTCAACAAATGGTTCTCGACACAGGAAGCCAACTTTCATGGATTCAATGTCACGACAAAAAAACACCACAGAAAAAACAACTTCCGACAACCTCGTCGTTTGATCCTTCTCTTTCCTCGTCTTTCTATGTTCTCCCATGTAACCACCCACTTTGTAAACCCCGTGTTCCCGATTTTACCCTTCCCACAGATTGTGACGCAAATCGTTTATGTCATTACTCTTATTTCTACGCTGACGGAACTTTAGCCGAGGGTAATCTCGTCAGAGAAACAATCACTTTCTCTCCTTCCCAAACTACCCCTCCTATTATCCTCGGTTGCGCTACTCAATCTAACGATGCTAAGGGTATTTTGGGAATGAATCTTGGTCGTCTTTCGTTCTCTTCTCAAGCTAAAATAACTAAATTTTCCTATTGTACCCCTTTAAAACAAACCCAACCCGCATCCGGTTCGTTTTTCCTCGGAGATAACCCGGATTCATCGCGATTCCGTTACGTAAATTTGTTGACATTCTCTCAAAGTCAACGCATGCCAAATTTGGACCCTTTGGCCTACACACTCCCTTTGCTAGGAATTAGCATTGGTGGGAAGAAATTGAACATTCCACCTTCGGTTTTCAAACCGAATGCCGGCGGGTCGGGTCAAACCATGATTGACTCCGGGTCCGAATTGACTTATTTAGTGGATGAGGCTTATAATACAATAAGAGAGGAGTTGGTTAAAAAAGTGGGACCCAAAATTAAGAAAGGCTACGTGTACGGTGGTGTGGCCGACATTTGTTTTGATGGAGATGCAATTGAGATCGGACGGTTGGTAGGAGACATGGTGTTTGAGTTTGAGAAAGGGGTGCAAATAGTAATTCCAAAAGAAAGGGTTCTTGCTGAGGTGGAGGGTGGGGTCCATTGTTTTGCTATTGGAAGGTCAGAAAGATTGGGTGCGGGTAGTAACATTATTGGCAATATCCATCAACAAAATCTATGGGTGGAATTTGATCTTGCAAATCGTA includes these proteins:
- the LOC127118373 gene encoding aspartic proteinase PCS1, yielding MALFSSVSLCMLLLLSFFFFTCFSSKPNNHHHANNSFSISFPLTSLPLSTNTKFSTLSSSSLTVKSSFKYSMALVVTLPIGTPPQLQQMVLDTGSQLSWIQCHDKKTPQKKQLPTTSSFDPSLSSSFYVLPCNHPLCKPRVPDFTLPTDCDANRLCHYSYFYADGTLAEGNLVRETITFSPSQTTPPIILGCATQSNDAKGILGMNLGRLSFSSQAKITKFSYCTPLKQTQPASGSFFLGDNPDSSRFRYVNLLTFSQSQRMPNLDPLAYTLPLLGISIGGKKLNIPPSVFKPNAGGSGQTMIDSGSELTYLVDEAYNTIREELVKKVGPKIKKGYVYGGVADICFDGDAIEIGRLVGDMVFEFEKGVQIVIPKERVLAEVEGGVHCFAIGRSERLGAGSNIIGNIHQQNLWVEFDLANRRVGFGEADCSKSAK